A segment of the Triticum urartu cultivar G1812 chromosome 1, Tu2.1, whole genome shotgun sequence genome:
ACACGTACGTAACGCAGGTCAAGTACATTTATACTAGCACAAAATGCAAACCACACCCCGGGTATTTAGAAAATTAAACATGCCACACTGCTACTTTCTGTAGCCAGGACAGGGCTCCTGTCCTCTCTAGGCCATCGCGCTGGTGGCTCGGCCGCCGGGCTTGTGGCCCACGACGGTGGCCAGCGCGTTCCGGACGGCCACGGCGACGCCGCAGCCCTTCACCACCCTCCTGTCGCACTCTCGGTCCGTCCCGAAGCAGCTCGACGGCGCCGCCGCATCCTCGAAGACGTCGCCGGCCGAGAACGCTCGTCGGTGGGCGCCTGCGGAGCCCCGTGCAGCGAAGGGCGAAGACTGCACCGTGAACACCGGCGACATGGacgatgcggtggacgacgaggacgaccaggagatggaggaggaggagcacggCGACGTCCTGCGCCGGGGCCTCCGGAAGAGGGCGATGACGCCGCCGGGCCAGCGCCTCCCGgacccgccggcgccgcccctctTGGAGCCGCCCTTTCCGCCGGCCGCGTAGTAGGAGGGCGGCGGCGTGAGAGGCGGGagcgcggcggcggagggcgaGCTCTTGGGCGTGCCCGGCTGCGACTCCCACAGGAAGGGCACGGAGCCGGCCGAGGCGACGCCGTAGTACACCCGGAAGGACGGGACGGCGATGGCTACGTCCTTGGACAGCATCCTGGAGTAGAGCTTGGTGCTCCCCTGCTGCTGATTGACGCGTTTGTCCGGCCTCTCCTCCTTGCGCGTGGTGCTCGCCATGGCCGGCAGGAACGACGCTGATCTCTCCCTAGCTAGCTGCTTCTTGGCTACTGGAGTACGTACTAGTGTACTACCCAATTAGAGAGAGGGGTagctagagagagagagagagaaagagagagagagagagagagagagagaaaaggggTGTGTAaagggaaggaaggaaggaagggaaGAAGGTGCGAGCCAGTTGAGAAGGAGAGGCTGCAGGGCAGTGGCACTGGCATCTAGCCAGCTATGGCAATTATATATCGCCGGGGTGGGTAGATCAGCTAGATGCCGGCCATGCTCCGCCGGGGCCCAGTGTTCCGGCTTCGACCCTGGAAAAGAACGGTCACGATCGCCATTCGTGTCGACCGTGGTTTATATCTGAGTGAATTGAGTTTAGTTTCGACTAGATATTATGTATGTCACCAGCTGCAGGTCTACACTAGTTATTCGATCCTACTGTTATTTTCAAGAGTTGCACTTTTTTTTAACACCTATTAGCCTACGAATATCCGGTGCACTTGACACAACGCTATCATCAACCATTTTTTAAAACATACTTTCTctcgtcccataatataagaatgtttttgacactaTAGGACGGAGAGAATAGTATAGATGCAGACATTTATACATACGCACAAACATTTATTCCTATGAAACACACACATTCTACCTCTATGAACGTCTTCGAAAAACTGAGCCGACATACACATCAACCATTCTAGGTCATGGCGGCTCCAGGAATTTGCAACCGGGTATTCATCTGTATTCATTTTGCCAAAATCATTGTTGTTTTTCAAAAAATATCACTGTTTTGCCAAAATTAATAGGTGTTCACATTAAGACCCAAGAATACCCCTAGTGCCGCCCCCTAGATAACTTAATTACTGATGAATGCATGTCATTCAACCATTGATAGTAATGTAGTAGTACATGTGAAGCATATATATAAGGGCTCACACGAAAAAACATTAATTTGTCATGGATATactttagtactccctccgttcccaaatacttgtctttctaggcatttcaactGGACACAACATACGGATgcatgtagacatattttagactgtagattcattcattttgctccgtatgtagtcacttgttgaaatttctagaaaaataaatatttgggaacggagggagtagaaaattaAAAGTTTATATGTTTCAAAGAGATCTATTGCCGACCGATCTGTCTACCTCGTGCTGATCTCTGCCccgggagagaaagagagagtgGCATAAGAGACGAGCTGACCTTTGCCGTTGTCCAACAAGCATTTGACACGGCATTGCTGGTGGACATAATTAAAGGTTATTGCGTGCATATGCAAACAGGGACATGCATGCATACATGGCGGCCCGCTTACGTAATGATCCTGGTATAAGATAAACTCCAAAATGAGAAGATGATGAAACCCCATCAAAGATATTTACTCTCCACTTTGGTTCCTGGAGAAACAGTCCACTATTTTTATCGCTAACCTTAGCCAAAGAAACAGGCATTCCAAACTCGATTATTTAGTAAATCAGCAGTTTTTGGCTTCacttctactccctccgttcctaaaaacttgtctttctagacatttcaaatgactactacatacggatgtatgtagacatattttaaagtgtagattcactcattttgcttcatatgtagtcacttgttgaaatgcctagaaagacaagtatttagaaacggagggagtatacgTGTTTATCATGCAATCATGTTAGTGTTTTGTTAGCCCACTCTATCTCTACTCATTTTGTACTTAAAAAGAACGTAAGATTTTCGTTTCGCTCTTTTTTTGTCCAACCTCTCTATGTATGTTCTCTCATCCTCCCTGTTTCAATCTTTACACCTCCTATCTTTGGAGTTATTTCCCACTGTTTTTCATGAAAACCATCTTAACTGATCCACGTCTTATTATTACACCAAATAAAATCATGTTTTCTACTGTAAACCAATGTGAGCTTACGAAATAAAATCAATTTTTTTATACAGAATCAAATTAGCAATCCACCTTTGGTTCCTGGAGAAAAATCCACCTTTTTTATTTTTATCGCTAACCTTAGACAAAGAAACTGACATATGTAACTCCATTGTTTAACCAGGAACGTCGGTTAGAAGAAATGGTACAATTAATAAATCAATAGTTTTTGACATCACTTTAATACATGTTTATCGTGCAATCATGTTAGTGTTTTCTTAGCCCACTCTATtcttataaaaaaataaaaagagcGTACGATTTTTGTTTCGCTCTTTTTTTCAAACCTCTCTCCTCCTCACCCTCTTCCCAGTTTTGATTTTTTTTACCCTTTTTTCTTAGCCCGCTTAGCTTCCGTGCCCAGAAAGACTTCGACTATACTATAAAAAAAGAGCTAGATGATCTGTTATCAAGTGAGTAGAAAGGCAGGTCTAGAATGCCGTTGGTAGGCCTAAGTCCCTCACCTAGAGTCATCATCGGATTTGTCAGGAATTGCAAGAAACCACCACATTTGCGGCTAGGTTTGCAGGAAACTACCAACTCGTTAATCTGTTGCAAAAGACACCAAAAAATCTGTTAAGTCATTGCAAAAAGCACCGATCAAATGATTTGATCCGTTTAATCACTTTCTTACAAGTGGGTCCAGAT
Coding sequences within it:
- the LOC125519585 gene encoding uncharacterized protein LOC125519585, with the protein product MASTTRKEERPDKRVNQQQGSTKLYSRMLSKDVAIAVPSFRVYYGVASAGSVPFLWESQPGTPKSSPSAAALPPLTPPPSYYAAGGKGGSKRGGAGGSGRRWPGGVIALFRRPRRRTSPCSSSSISWSSSSSTASSMSPVFTVQSSPFAARGSAGAHRRAFSAGDVFEDAAAPSSCFGTDRECDRRVVKGCGVAVAVRNALATVVGHKPGGRATSAMA